A genome region from Acidisarcina sp. includes the following:
- the mutL gene encoding DNA mismatch repair endonuclease MutL, with the protein MGRIRILSDQVANQIAAGEVVDRPASVVKELLENALDAGATRIRLEVEGGGRKLIRMADNGCGMLRDDALLAFERHATSKIRSSDDLLSIATLGFRGEALPSIASISRLQLDTRTEEEATGTHVEIMGGKIVRVDEAAVAGGTTIAVRDLFFNTPARRKFLKSETTELSHITALVTNYALAHPDKHFELHTATHALLVAPPVRKPQERMYQIFGGELVEQLLPVAAEMSLAHAGLPEPPPWKRDADYQRPEPGFLRLSGFLSKPELQKLNRNSIYVFVNRRLVRDRLILHAVSEAYRNILPPTSFPVVLMFLEMPPEEVDVNVHPAKTEVRFRQSSFVHDFVRDSLRNGLIKARPAASFLQALTASPHASSAISSALLQDVSPLPGGDEAQTMVAESEGIVAEDAAGFELRPPEHRPETGRLPFALGLPQGDGAQPGDGLPQGTGLLRESVAAIASALPETHDCDAQASVDANEAAVGDGAPGTLNALASLKPLGQLRESFILAVNDEGLWIIDQHVAHERVLFEKVLRERQVERVQRQRLLMPMLVDLLPQQMVVFAAIAQELERNGFEAEPFGPRTIAIKAAPIGLEGNQLERMLVEVLEQSQRETQRENLETMRTRIAASIACHAAIKVNTALDTTRMEWLLAELAKTEHPTSCPHGRPIALRYAWKDIQRAFQRI; encoded by the coding sequence ATGGGCCGCATCCGCATACTCTCCGATCAGGTCGCCAACCAGATTGCCGCTGGCGAGGTAGTGGACCGTCCGGCATCTGTGGTAAAGGAGTTGCTGGAGAACGCGCTCGATGCCGGGGCGACGCGCATCCGCCTGGAGGTGGAGGGCGGGGGACGCAAACTGATCCGCATGGCCGACAATGGCTGCGGCATGTTGCGCGACGATGCTCTGCTGGCCTTCGAGCGCCACGCGACCTCAAAGATTCGCTCCAGCGACGATCTGCTTTCCATTGCGACGCTGGGGTTTCGCGGCGAGGCGCTGCCTTCCATCGCCTCTATCTCGCGGCTGCAGCTCGATACCCGGACAGAGGAAGAAGCGACCGGCACTCATGTTGAAATCATGGGTGGAAAGATCGTGCGCGTCGATGAGGCTGCGGTTGCTGGCGGAACGACGATTGCCGTGCGCGATCTCTTCTTCAATACTCCGGCGCGGCGCAAATTCCTCAAGTCGGAGACGACGGAGCTTTCTCATATAACTGCGCTGGTTACAAATTACGCGCTGGCGCATCCTGACAAGCATTTTGAGCTGCATACAGCGACGCATGCGCTGCTGGTGGCCCCGCCGGTGCGCAAGCCGCAGGAGCGGATGTATCAGATCTTCGGAGGAGAGCTGGTCGAGCAGCTTCTGCCGGTAGCGGCAGAGATGAGCCTGGCGCACGCGGGGCTGCCGGAGCCGCCGCCGTGGAAGCGCGATGCGGACTATCAGCGTCCTGAGCCGGGTTTTCTGCGCCTCAGCGGTTTTCTGTCAAAGCCCGAGCTGCAAAAGCTGAACCGCAACTCGATCTATGTCTTCGTCAACCGCAGGCTGGTGCGCGATCGCCTGATCCTGCACGCGGTGAGCGAGGCCTACCGGAACATCCTGCCGCCGACCTCCTTTCCCGTAGTGCTGATGTTCCTGGAGATGCCGCCGGAAGAGGTGGATGTGAATGTGCATCCGGCCAAGACGGAGGTGCGCTTCCGGCAGTCCAGCTTCGTCCATGACTTTGTGCGCGACAGCCTGCGGAATGGGTTGATCAAGGCGCGCCCCGCGGCGAGCTTCCTGCAGGCGCTTACGGCCAGCCCGCATGCGTCGTCGGCGATCTCTTCCGCGTTGTTGCAGGATGTCTCTCCTCTGCCGGGCGGGGATGAAGCGCAGACGATGGTTGCCGAGTCGGAGGGCATTGTGGCGGAGGATGCTGCCGGCTTCGAGCTGCGGCCCCCGGAGCACAGGCCGGAGACGGGGAGGTTGCCATTCGCCCTTGGCCTGCCGCAGGGGGATGGCGCGCAGCCAGGGGATGGCCTGCCGCAAGGGACGGGTCTGCTGCGGGAGAGCGTTGCGGCCATTGCTTCGGCCTTGCCCGAGACGCATGATTGCGATGCCCAGGCATCCGTCGATGCGAACGAGGCAGCAGTCGGCGATGGGGCGCCGGGCACGCTAAACGCGCTGGCTTCGCTGAAGCCGCTGGGGCAGTTGCGCGAGTCGTTCATCCTGGCAGTCAACGATGAGGGCCTGTGGATCATCGACCAGCATGTGGCGCATGAACGGGTTCTGTTTGAGAAGGTTCTGCGCGAGCGGCAGGTGGAGCGGGTGCAGCGCCAGCGCCTGTTGATGCCCATGCTGGTGGATCTGCTACCTCAGCAGATGGTAGTGTTTGCGGCAATTGCGCAGGAGCTGGAGCGCAATGGATTTGAGGCGGAACCCTTTGGGCCACGCACCATCGCCATCAAGGCGGCGCCGATTGGTCTGGAAGGCAATCAACTCGAACGGATGCTGGTGGAGGTGCTGGAGCAGAGCCAGCGCGAGACGCAACGGGAGAATCTGGAGACGATGCGCACACGGATCGCCGCCTCGATTGCCTGCCACGCGGCAATCAAGGTGAACACGGCGCTCGATACCACGCGGATGGAATGGCTGCTGGCGGAGCTGGCCAAAACGGAGCATCCGACGAGCTGCCCGCATGGGCGGCCCATCGCATTAAGGTATGCTTGGAAAGACATCCAGCGCGCCTTTCAGAGGATCTGA
- a CDS encoding YihY/virulence factor BrkB family protein translates to MLRILRQLREATIKSFEHDVLGTAKAAAYSAILGVFPALLVLTAVLAVAPGSYSLRGEVRGALDEILPREVMDLAQAYLQYQHQRSIQVLFTAVFISMFGGMGVMLSLMEGFRRAYRIKRNAWNFWKQHILALLLIPSCLVPMASATLVVIFGHQIELWMIANANFGLRSYVLIFWMVVRWTIAMATCVSVLTVIYHFGTPHPHSWKWVLPGALLSTVLWFVTTLLFGWYVTRFADYSVVYGSLGAAVATLVWLYITSVAVLFGGEFNARIAPLPATPALPTGGGADEIAVTPDRPPTA, encoded by the coding sequence ATGCTGCGCATCTTACGACAGTTGCGGGAAGCGACAATCAAGTCGTTCGAACACGACGTCCTCGGTACGGCGAAGGCGGCTGCGTATTCGGCGATTCTGGGTGTTTTTCCTGCGCTGCTGGTGTTGACGGCTGTGCTGGCCGTGGCGCCCGGAAGCTACTCGCTGCGCGGTGAAGTTCGTGGGGCGCTGGATGAGATTCTGCCGCGCGAGGTCATGGATCTGGCGCAAGCCTATCTGCAATATCAGCACCAGCGGTCGATTCAGGTACTCTTTACCGCGGTCTTCATCAGCATGTTTGGCGGAATGGGCGTAATGCTCTCGCTGATGGAGGGCTTTCGGCGCGCCTACCGCATCAAGCGGAATGCGTGGAATTTTTGGAAGCAGCACATTCTGGCGCTTCTGCTGATTCCCAGCTGCCTGGTGCCGATGGCGTCCGCAACGCTGGTCGTGATCTTCGGACACCAGATCGAGCTGTGGATGATCGCCAATGCCAACTTTGGGCTTCGAAGCTATGTGCTGATTTTTTGGATGGTGGTGCGATGGACGATTGCCATGGCCACCTGCGTCAGCGTGCTTACGGTGATCTACCACTTTGGTACCCCGCACCCGCATAGCTGGAAATGGGTTCTTCCGGGGGCACTGCTCTCCACTGTTCTGTGGTTTGTTACTACGCTGCTATTCGGCTGGTATGTGACTCGTTTTGCTGATTATTCGGTAGTCTATGGCTCGCTGGGCGCGGCGGTTGCGACGCTCGTGTGGCTGTATATCACCTCGGTCGCAGTGCTGTTTGGCGGCGAGTTCAACGCGCGGATTGCGCCGCTTCCCGCGACTCCGGCCTTACCCACAGGTGGCGGAGCAGATGAAATTGCGGTGACACCTGATCGACCGCCAACGGCATAA
- the pyk gene encoding pyruvate kinase produces MNFVLADSSLNMSQGQRRAKIVATLGPASNSEAMFRELVRAGLDVARLNFSHGANAEKLELIEMIRKVSEQEGKRICIMADLQGPKIRTGRLKNKIPVQLRTGQMLRITPGDILGTADVIGTTFKTLAENVEQGSRILLSDGLIELRVREVQDTDVVCEVINGGMLGENKGINLPGVAVRVPSLTEKDEIDLEFALKSGVDAIAVSFVRTAEDVKLVKHRIAALGSETWVIAKLEKPQAIEHLESILEAADGVMVARGDLGVEVPPEKVPAIQKHVIRRAADYRKPVITATQMLESMIENPRPTRAEASDVANAIYDGSDAVMLSGETAMGKYPIEAIRMMAKIVSETELAMRETPARDRDRTHRVRLSISETICESMAHAADDLDLSAIAVFTETGTTARQLSKYRPRTTIYALSSVDVTINRMALLWGVHPIKCAKLTTTDQMVDTAEQLLQEGGFVRPREVIGIVAGTRTRSGSTNFLRLHVLGDYLADQVRAKELAATQTELPAPRATKGVVKSKMPVKRGRPVRSR; encoded by the coding sequence ATGAATTTTGTCCTTGCCGATTCGAGCCTGAACATGAGTCAGGGTCAACGAAGAGCCAAGATAGTTGCAACACTTGGTCCAGCTTCGAATAGCGAAGCGATGTTCCGTGAGCTGGTGCGTGCGGGTCTTGATGTCGCGCGCCTGAACTTCTCCCACGGAGCCAACGCGGAGAAGCTGGAACTGATCGAGATGATCCGTAAAGTATCCGAGCAGGAGGGGAAGCGGATCTGCATTATGGCCGATCTGCAGGGCCCCAAGATCCGGACCGGGCGGCTGAAGAACAAGATCCCCGTGCAGTTACGAACTGGGCAGATGCTCCGCATCACGCCGGGCGACATTCTTGGAACCGCCGATGTCATCGGCACCACCTTCAAGACGCTGGCGGAAAACGTAGAGCAGGGCTCCCGCATTCTGCTTTCCGATGGCCTGATTGAGCTGCGCGTGCGCGAGGTTCAGGATACCGATGTCGTCTGCGAAGTGATCAACGGCGGCATGCTCGGCGAGAACAAGGGAATCAATCTTCCCGGCGTCGCGGTCCGTGTGCCTTCCCTGACGGAGAAGGATGAGATCGATCTGGAATTCGCGCTGAAGAGCGGTGTCGATGCGATTGCCGTTTCCTTCGTCCGCACTGCGGAAGACGTGAAGCTGGTGAAGCACAGAATTGCGGCGCTGGGCTCGGAGACCTGGGTGATTGCGAAGCTCGAAAAGCCGCAGGCCATTGAGCACCTGGAGAGCATTCTGGAAGCCGCCGACGGAGTCATGGTAGCCCGCGGCGATCTCGGCGTGGAGGTTCCGCCGGAGAAGGTTCCAGCGATCCAGAAGCATGTAATCCGCCGTGCGGCGGACTATCGCAAGCCGGTCATCACGGCGACGCAGATGCTGGAGTCGATGATCGAGAATCCGCGGCCAACGCGAGCCGAGGCAAGCGACGTAGCCAATGCTATCTATGACGGAAGCGACGCGGTTATGCTTTCCGGCGAGACGGCGATGGGCAAATATCCGATTGAAGCTATCCGCATGATGGCGAAGATTGTGAGCGAGACGGAATTGGCGATGCGCGAGACTCCGGCCCGCGATCGCGATCGTACGCACCGCGTCCGGCTGTCCATCAGCGAGACGATTTGCGAATCGATGGCGCACGCGGCAGACGATCTCGACCTGAGCGCAATCGCGGTCTTCACGGAGACCGGCACGACGGCGCGGCAGCTTTCGAAGTACCGCCCGCGCACCACGATTTACGCCCTGTCCAGCGTCGATGTGACGATCAACCGCATGGCGCTGCTCTGGGGCGTTCATCCCATCAAGTGCGCCAAGCTGACCACTACCGACCAGATGGTGGACACGGCGGAGCAGTTGCTTCAGGAAGGCGGATTCGTTCGCCCCCGGGAAGTGATCGGAATCGTGGCCGGAACACGCACCCGATCGGGTTCCACAAACTTCCTGCGTCTGCATGTGCTGGGAGATTACCTGGCAGACCAGGTGCGAGCGAAGGAACTGGCTGCTACGCAGACGGAGTTGCCTGCGCCAAGGGCGACGAAGGGCGTTGTGAAGTCAAAGATGCCGGTCAAGAGGGGCAGGCCGGTGCGGTCGCGCTAG